Below is a genomic region from Henckelia pumila isolate YLH828 chromosome 3, ASM3356847v2, whole genome shotgun sequence.
gctcgaataTTAAATACGTGTATTCGAGCTActcgataatatatatatatatgtggggTGCAGGGGAACTTGGGCGCCAGCTGAGCTGGCGGCCCAGCTGACGTCcacatctttttttttctttttttttaattttaaaaatataacccAATTTGTGAGCTTCATCTTCTTACAGAAGCTGCCGCCGCTCTACACCTTCCTCCACCTCCTATGTCGTTCTACGCCATCGGCTCAAGCCCATCTACTGACCGACAACCCCATTTCGACCACCACACGCACGCCCAACCACCCCAACCGACCCCATCACCACCCCAAATCACTAAAAAAACACAAATGCGACCCGGGAAGCACCGATCGGGGCCAAGGAACTCGGAATTGCAGGCCATGGTTTGTAGATCTGAGATATAGCTCCAACGGGCCAGAAATCGGGAACGGGGCTTGAGGCATCGGGACAAAAAAAGTCTGAGGATTCCAAATCTGGGGTTGAAACGGGCTAAAAGGGCCTGAGCTCGCcggaaaagaagaaaaaccaaACGGCAGCGGAACGTGACTAACATGTCCGAACTCAGGACGAGATTCCGACGAAACCAGGGAGGGAGAAGGATCGGGGAAGGGCGAAACAGAAGCAGGAGGTGGATGCGAGTCAGAAACATGTAAAACATCGCCGGAAAAAGTGCAGGCCGACGAGTTGCTCGGAGAAGACGATGGAGGGTGGGGATGGGGTTGGGAGGGGAGGGGAGGGCCTCCGAGACCACGTTTTGAATTGAGGGAGGGAGCATGGGAAAAGGTTTACAGAAGAAGACGATACATTAATTGATTGGgcccaataaaaaaaatttcaaaaaagaaaaaaaaagaaagaaatgaTGTGGGAGCCAGCTGGGATGCCAGCTCAGCTGGCGCCCAAGTTCCCTTGCACCCCTAGGGTGCAGGGGAACATtcttctctatatatatatatatatatagaagaatatatatatatatatatttatttttcgaGATCGAGTTCGAGTAACTCGAAATATACACGAGCCGAGTTCGAGTATGAAATTAGTTATTCGAtcgaactcgagctcgagctcgagtagacAAATACAAGTCGAGCCCGAGCTCGAGTAATATGATACTCGACTCgactcgtttgcacccctaactAGTACACTCCATAAGCATATCATAATCTCTTTACTTTAGTTTGATTTCCTTTCCGTTTCATCTCAGCTTCGTTCAGCgtcaattttttcttttgatATTGTTACACTTGTTATCATTTCATGTTCACTCTTTCTTGtgtaattttgaatttattctttgttgttgttgttgttttttttttttttttttttgcgtcATTAGTTGTCAAATGAGACATGAGTGGATTTCAAAACCGCCATGAGTATCTAGATTGGTTGAATAATTATGTGCCCCGGAGTCCTTGCCTTCTTGTCTACGAGATGAGAAGGGAATGAGGTGTTAAGACTTAGGAATGAAACTAATAATATCACTTCGTACGTATGTTAAAAGACTCGAACTTTTATGAAGGATGTTATCAAACAACTTATTAAAATCTTAATTACACAAAATACAAGCGGAGATTTTAGGACAATTTAagttcaacaataaataaaaaaggtaaacccaataataataacaataattagcatttatttttgttattgaaaTTATATTATTGTCATTAGAACAaaaaattgatgtaaaattGGGAAATTGGCAGTGTAGAGGTTTTGTTAAACCCCGAGCCATATTGCCTTCGTCTTCCCGCCCCTTATCCAACAACTTCACACCCAAAACCAAGCCTCTCGCTTGCAGGAACAGCCAGAATTCCGATTTTCAATGTTTTCCTCGGCATACCCAGCTCAAATCTATCATCTCCCTGCAAAATTTTCCATTCAAAAGAGCAGTTTCACCCCAAGCAACAACGGTGGCCCTGCCGTGCCCCTTTCCAGCCGCAAAACCAACACAAACAAATGCAAATGCTCCGCCGCGGATCACCCTCAGTCGCAGCCTCAACGCTCGCAGAGGCCGCGTAAGAAAACCCAGCAGCCAGATACCGATAAAGAAGACGGAATCGACCCTGTTGGATTCCTAGCAAAACAGGGCATCACGAACAGAGAATTCGCCCAATTCCTTCGGGAAAGGTGATCGAAAGCATTGACTTTAGATATTTGTTTTCGATGGCGTTCTCCCAACAAGGGTTTAGTTTGATGGAAATAAAGATTTAATTATAGATTAATCCGCTTTTAGCTGTACACTGACTGGTTCAGACTGCTAGAAGAATGAATATACGATAACTTTTAAGCAACGTGATGGTGGATGATTAATGGTTTCCTGTTGAATGAAATTGCAGGCATAAAGCTTTGAAAGACTTAAAAGACGAAATTTTTAACCGTCATCTCAATCTCAAAGAGCTGGCTTCTGGGTTagttaatatttttttcccgATCATCCCTTGAATTTATATCAGACGTGTCTTCAGGATTGCATAAATTGAATACAACCATGACCCACAATTACTATAAATAGGTCATTAATCACGCTTCATCTTTCAAATATCTTATTCAGAAGTTAGATGTGCCTGCAGATGTGAAAAATGTTGCACTCGTGATCATCTGTCAAGTAGCCTACTTGGGATGAAATCTTTATTTGTTTCAGTTTGCCTCTAGctggaatttattgaagattttttttataGGTTCGAGATATTGGGCATGCATCGGAATGTTCAGCACCGTGTGGATTACATGGACTGGGCTCCAGGTTTGACATCAGTTTCATaagataaatcaattaaacagTACAGTATTGACAATTAAAGTGCTTAATTGAATATGGCAAGTAAAGAAATGCCAAATCTATCAACGATTTTCCCTGTGCTTGACATATTAAaacaaatattgatttgagatcagGAAACTTTGCGTGTAGTTTATGCACTAACGATGATCAACTCATTTACGGATTTAGCAGCATAAAAGACGATTAAGTGAAGGAAAGTTTCATTCTCTGTTCATTTTTTGTTCAAAATGATTGTTAAACTTTTGGAACCAGGTGCTCGCTATTGTTCTCTGGTTGGGGATTTCAATGGCTGGTCACCGACAGAAAATTGTGCAAAGGAGGGCCATCTTGGCCACGATGATTATGGGTACTGGTTTATAATTCTTGAAGATGAAGTAAGGGATGGAGAAGAACCAGATGAACTGTATTTTCAACAATACAATTACGTGGATGATTATGATAAAGGTGACAGTGGTATCACAGCGGAAGAAGTATTTAAGAAAATGAATGACGAGTACTGGGAACCAGGTGAAGATCGCTTTATAAAATCACGCTATGAACTTGCAGCTAAGCTGTATGAGCAAATATTTGGGCCCAATGGTCCACAGACAGAAGAGGAACTAGAAGAAATAGCGGATCCACACACTAGATATAAGGCCTGGAAAGAGCAGCACAAAGATGATCCACCAAGCGATATACCAACTTTTGATGTGATTGATGATGGACAAGACcatgatatttttgatattgtaagTGATCCTGTTTGGAGAGAGAAATTTCGTGCCAAGAAGCCTCCTATTGCTTATTGGTTAGAGATTCGAAAAGGAAGGAAAGCATGGTTAAAGAAATATATACCTGGGATCCCCCATGGAAGCAAGTACAGAGTTTATCTCAACACTCCTATGGGACCTTTAGAGCGAATTCCTGCTTGGGCAACTTATGTGATTCCAGGTGTCTTTGTTTTGCTTGGACTTTGTTTTTTGCTTTGCCATTTTATTTCTACATCATCAAACAAGTCTTGGTGCCAAACTAGTAGGGATTAGCTTCCATTTTGCTACTACTTGTTAGAAATCCTCCACCATTTTCTTGTGTTCATTGGAGGAGATTGCATTGTTCTCAAAATCTCCTTGCGATGTTTGCTCTAGCACACAAGCTTAGATTCATTATGGCCTTGTTAAAGAAAATATGCCGCACTTTTCACCAAATCATATGCAGAATTTGAGCTTATTGAGTACTGATAAGAGTACACAGAGCAAATTCtgcatcttttttatttttcttattcctCCTCTTCTTCTTATTTGGGCAGGATTACAGCAAATGAAATAGgggtttaaaatttaaaaagctTATGGTACTTGTTTCAGGGTTTTTCTCGTGATCCTTTCGTTAATACATGTGTACTTGACCAACATAAGAATACAAGATTAAGTAAACAGCTCTTGAACTTCCTTATGTCACCTCACCGATTTATTCTTTGCTGAATAAGAAATATCAAATAATGTGAATAACATTCATGCCTAAGCCACAATCTTTCCAATATCTTTTCACTTGGTCTTGATCTGGAGTCACTATGACGGATTGGTACTATCTTGCTCCTCGTAGAATTTTTTGTAGGAAAAAATTGGTTGACTTCATGCCTGTTTTCCTCCAAAAAATTCTACGAGTATGATATTTCCATTTGCTCTTCCTCCTACTAACACCTTCTAGAAAGCCTTTTTACAATGTATCCAAGACAAGTTACATTACATGTTTTCAAATCGATCTTGATGTCTTGGAGATAAGATTTTCAGCTTGTACAAAAAACACAAGCTAATTCTTCTGTTGATAGATGATTTGATGTTTCCAGACGGGTTCTTCTTTGAATCAGTCTGTGCTTTATATTTGATTTCTGGTGTCATCTCGCAAGTCGCAACATTCTCATGGCTGAACTCTTGTTTCCATTGTGCAGAAACAGAGCGCAATGAAGCTTTTGCTGTTCATTGGGAACCACCTCCTGAAAGTGCCTACAGATGGAAACATAAGCATCCTCCGAAGCCTATGTCCTTGCGTGTGTATGAATGTCATGTTGGGATCAGCGGACAGGAGCCCAAAATTGCTACTTTTTCTGAGTTCACTAAGAATGTAACTCTTTATCGCTTTCAGTTTCCTCTTATTTTTCCATTGAATTAATTGTTATGCTATTGGTTTGTTGTTTAGATCCGAGCAATAAATGCTATTGCACTTTTTCATCACCAATATAGGTCCTACCTCATGTAAAGGAAGCGGGATATAATGTGATCCAATTGATAGGTGTTCTCGAACACAAGGATTATTTCACCATTGGGTACAGAGTAAGTGAAAACTTAAACCTTGTTACTTTCCAAGAACTGAAAATTCATTCCCAATTCCACCTAGCCGAGTTTACATGCAATACTAACACCTTATTGAATGGAATCATTAAGTACTATTGATATTTGCTACACCAAGAAAATTTGATTATGTGTTTGATGATTTACTCACTCACTGTTGACTATTTTGCCTTTCAGTCATTACCAGTCAAACACTAATGAACCATATATTTTCATAAAGACAGGTAGTACTGGTTTTCTGAGTCGACTGTTAATGTGCTTGTTTGGTTTTGTTGTAAGACTTTAGGGGGAAGAGTTCTGAGAAAATAGTTTGGAGAAATTTCTtgggaaaatatatatatgattggttttgttttgagAGAATATAGTTGTTACCTTAAATGTCAAATTATACAAACTTATTCGATAGAATTTTCGAATTTTAAATACTCTATTGATATATTTAAGTTATAGTATAATATAATCTCAGTGGAAGTATATTTTTggggaatatatatatatatatatgtgtgtgtgtgtgtgtgtgtgtgtgtgtgtgagtgagTTTGTGTGTGTACTGTGTAGTGCtctatttatttgaaatcctcATGGCATTTGGTGCTCTTAGTGACATCTACCAGTCTTTGATTTAGCATCAAGgcatatttaattcatgcatttgGTGCTCTATATATTTGAAATCTTCATGACATTGTCTTATGCCATCATTACTTACTGTTATTTACAAGATTTCACCCTGTGCATATATGTAGGTGACAAATTTCTATGCCGTGAGTAGCCGTTTTGGTACACCTGACGAGTTCAAGAACTTTGTGGATGAAGCACATGGTTATTTCATATGCTTTCAAATGACCATCAATTTATTCTTTTACTTTGTGTTTTGCCGTCTACACTTCTTTAGTAACTTTTAAAACAACTTAATTATCTTAAGTTAGTTTGGCTTTATTAAgataaaataacatgaaaattaGCGAGAAATAACACTTTCTTTTTGCGCCACTTTTGGAATAGATTGTGTTAGGCTACTGGTTACTTGGCCACAAgaattagataaaaaaaaaaacacctaAAATTAATATTGGAAGAACAAACTTGAACAACCCAGAGATAAATCTCTGTACATAAACCCTAGCCAAAGCTAGTATTTCCCTAGCCAGAAATGCTAGTTAAACCTTCAAAGAAAACAACCGaatgaatgaaaaaaaaactcCTTTCCTTGTGCCATTTATCTATTGCCCTGTATAAGACACTCTTGGGCTATTTAGATCTAGGCCCACCATCTATACTCTTGTAAGACTCTTGGGCTCTCTTTAGGTTTGGGCTCAAAAATATTAAAGGCCAAAGCCCATAACTGTATTTGAGTCCCTAACAGATTGCCTGGGTGATATTTATACTAACAGGAAAATATGGTTCCACCGATTGAATGTGATTAAGGTGAACATTTAGGTGCATGCACAAATTAAAATCTATGCATGATTGTGTTTTTTCTGATCTTTAGATGCTTTTACTGTCAAACCTTGTGTTGTATGTGACATCCATCTAGCCACCACAGTAGATAATACAAATTGGGGGTATTGGCTCAAGTTTCTATCGGAAGCCCAGTTATCCGGTCTGTGTGAAGCACTATCACAATCATGTTTTGTGTATTTCAGGATTGAGAATAATGCTATGATAATGGCATCAGTTCTTCATTATTGTATCCTAATAGATCCGTTGACAAATGTCTCTATGAGGTGCCTAGGATGTAGTTGAAATTATTCTTTTTCTTCTCATCTAGATGTGGAATGGCTGAAGTTATCTGTTGAAACTGGATCTATTTAACATGCTAGATTGGAAATTGTCAACAAGGAAACAACATGAGGATCATCACGTGCTCTGTGCAGCGTCTctctacaattttttttaacatgtcacttttcttttctttttatttttttttcgagAGTGCTTAATTATATGTAAAAATGAAAGGATGATTAGCAAGAAAGTGCGAAATTATTTTATCGGCCAAAAATTCATTGTCTGTCTATTGCTATCAATGCTTTATTTAGTAGGCCTTTCAAAATAACGGCATCGGTTAATTTGATGCATAAGTGACATGTCTGTAGCATTTTGAATACTACATACATGCTTGGATGCAATTACCTAATTTTGACCAGTTGTCCTTAATTCTGGCTATTTTTCAACTACTTTAAGCCCTATATATGCCATTCATTCTTTTGAGAACATCTTTTGATAGCTTAATTGCTACGATATATTTCTCCACCACTATTGATTATCTATGCAGTGTTAAAATATAGTTCTCCTCGTGTGTAGGGCTTGGTCTGAGTGTTGTTTTGGATATTGTCCACTCATATGCTGCTGCTGACGAAATGGTCGGATTATCATTTTTTGATGGATCAAATGATTGCTACTTTCATTCTGGTAAACATTCAGACCGATCAAGAATTTCAACCTTTTgctatttcagatttgtataGGGATTGGAGTTTAGCTTTGAGTTAGATTTACTTGAACCTCTTTTGAGGATTAGTGGATCACTGGTCCACATTTGTAATTTAACTATTTTtactttaataatattttcgtttctgataaaaaaaaaataaataaataaaatgttataCACGGTGAAGTCCATATCAATTATCTTCAACATTGTATTAATGATAGAAATACCAACTCAGTGAATGACATTGCATTAACAATACGGGGAAATGTGATTGAAGATGGATTTGTCTTGCAACCAAGGGTTCTTTTAACCAAACATAATTATTATTAAGAAAAATgcttaatatataatttttgtgGCAATTTAAGACCATAGCTGGACTTATAAATATAATACAGAGGAAAAAAAAGCTATATTTGCAATAACACGAATGGGTTGTGGGCTAGAGCTTTGGAAGAGATAATGTTGGTTTGGGTGGTTCCAAGATCAACGCAAGAATTATTCGCTATAGATCTTGGACATCTTctcgggaagaagtgcagaatTTTTTTGGATAGTGGTGGTTCATGGCATATGTTGGTTCGTGTGGTTGGAGAGGAATAGAAGAATTTTCGATAACATTGAAACAACGATTGATGAGTGTTGGGAAAAGATCAAAATTCGAACATCTACTTGTTTTGTGTCTCATGTAGAGTTTGAGAATGTCTCAATCTCAGATTTATTAAGAGATTGGGCTTTTGTCTATTGTTGATATGAGTAGGGTCATGCTTAGACTTTTGTTGTTAGCGGGTCTCTCCGCGAAGGCTCATCTCATATTATCTTATATGATGTCCGAAATCCCTGTTGTTTGATCTTCCTTCATAtgattcaggaataggcagctCGATCACTTGTCCGCCTACTGTTATTAATAGCCTTCACGTAATTAATATAATACcgtttcttataaaaaaaaattgtgacgGTCGGGGTAACAAAATGATGGGGAGTGATTGCCGGTGCTAAGAGGTTTCACGGACAAAGACTTTGTAGGCTTCTAGGCGAGCGGGAatatgaatgaaccgatccctaccggaatgagagggactTTAAAAATGTGCAAGTATAAGAGTGTACAGTTGAAGAAGACTTAAAAAATTCGATAGATACTACTGATATCAATAAGACACACCTTCTTTTCGGGAGTTCATTACATAAGAATTCCAAAGTTAAGCCGCTTAAATTAGGGCAGTTCTAGGATCGGTGACCCATTGGGAAGTTTCTCAGCGTGCGCGTTAGTGAGTGCATAAGCACACTAGAACCCCTTGGGAAGTTTTTCAGCGTGCGTGTTAGTGAGTGCATAAGCACACTAGAAAGACCTGTGCTAAAACAACGGGGACAGTCGTCGAATGTAAGGTGTTGCACTATTAATATATGCTTGGGCATGTGTGACTTTCCTagcaaatattttattcattttgcCAACTTTGGCAGGTAAAAGGGGCCATCATAAATTTTGGGGAACAAGAATGTTCAAATATGGAGATCACGACGTATTGCACTTCCTTCTTTCAAATTTGAACTGGTAACTTCAAAAACACTTACCTTTTCTTTAAATTTTGGAAGATTGTTTATGTGCCTCTCACCCTGTTGTTTTGATTCTTTTAATTGCTAATAAACTTTTTACTTGATTTTTCAAGGGTCTATTAATCATTTAATTGCTGATGAGAGATTTGTAGGTGGATCACGGAGTATCAAATAGATGGTTTCTATTTTCACTCCCTGTCATCAATGATGTATACACACAATGGATTTGCAGCATTTACTGGTGAAATGGAGGAGTAAGGTTTTTGAATACTTATCATTGTTGAGATATTACTTGCCTAAGCCATATCAAGTGTAATTTGGGCTGATTATTGATGTAGTGAAGTTTATTTTTTTCTATCCTCCAGATTGAGATAAAATATTACATATCTGAATCAAGTACATGGTGCCTCATCCTAAATGTTACAATCATTAATATTCATCTTGTCTACACAACTATATTGTTCATCTTATAAGTATAATAGAGTATATAATCATCGTTTATGCTTTAAAACATAACCAGATCGACTAAATGCAATTGTATATTAAATGGACATATACGGCATGTACTTGTTTTTCACTTAAAGTCTGCAACTTCTATGTCTTGCAGTTTTCTTTTATGGTGGGTAACGTTTTTTCATTTGCAGGTATTGTAATCAATATGTCGACAAGGATGCGTTGTTGTATCTCATTTTAGCTAATGAGATATTGCATGTGCTTCATCCTGACATAGTGACCATTGCTGAAGATGTAAGATGTGGTCATACTTGCCTATGAAAATCTGAGTATCTTTTCATGTCAAAATGTGTCCTCCGTAAATGTGATATGTATTGATAAAATTCCTATCATCTCCATCTTAGAGAATGTATGTAGTTTATACATGATTATGATGTATTGGGTGATGTTTTTGCTTTTAAAGATTTTGTCATGTCTTCATATCATTTTGAGCCATTGATCAATATTATATTGGGTAAGTTACATTGACGTATGTGAAACTGTTGGGTTTGCTGGTTCTAGCCGCAATATTGACAGAAATTGACTCTTGCAACTTTCAAATACAGTGAAATACAATATCAAATTTATAATCCCAGAGATAATTTCTCTGTACAAAAGACAAGTCTAACCCTGGCAAAGCTATTACCAAACCACCACACTGCCCACAAACTTCCTCCTCCCACCTTTTAACCCCCTGATTATCCCACGTTCACTCCTCCTTTGTTTCTCCTGGTGTAGACCTTTTTTATTATGGGCTTTTCATTCTCACTAATTAGGCCTTCAAGTATTGGGTCCGTAACAGAAACACCTAACAGTGCTAAACTCTTTGTACTGGAGCAActtcttcaatttttttgtttGCTAGTCTTTCCTGTGTAGTAAAATTCCAATCACTGTCATAATATTGATAAGCTTCATAAGGTTGGTAAGGCATAAATTAGGTGCTAAACAATAAGGGAAAGGAAAAAAAGATGACTCTATCTTATGAGGTTTGATGAATGTAAGTGTCAGGAAAGGTTGCTGGAAGTATTTATTGatctcaagcccattaatttttttcttttaacttttaaaaatagtGCCCATTGGTTGCTGGAAGTATTTAATGATCTCAAAGCCCATTTGCACGTGCCACAGAAAAGGAGATCCTTAAACTCCATATCTCATGCTACATATAACACACATTTTTGGCTTCAACTGTTTTTACACAGTTCGTTTGTGGTAACTTGTTAGCTTATCTTCTTAGGCGACACTTTATCCTGGGCTTTGCGAGCCAACTTCTCAAGGTGGACTAggatttgattattttgttaATCTGTCTGCATCGGACATGTGGTTGTCACTCCTCGAGAAAGTTCCTGACAATGAATGGAGCATGAGTAAGGTTGTTTCAGTCAACCTATGAAGATTTATTTTCTCCATCATACAACTTTGAAACtatattttgtttctgattatcgTGTAGCTTGTGAACGCATTGATTGGCAATAGAAACACAGTCAGTAAGATGCTTCTGTATGCTGAAAATCACAACCAGGTGATCTAAACGATCAAACATATCCACCTCTCTCTCTCTCAGATACGCACAAGCAAATGCATAAATACCATCTTGTTACACCCATAGATTTCCTTCTTTTTCTTGGAACTCAAATAGTTGCTCAATTATTTTAATCAAGTTATCAACTCATTACATTGCCCCGCCAGTCTATTTCTGGTGGCCGTTCATTTGCAGAAATACTTTTTGGATCAGCTAACACGGAAGAGTCAATTCTTAGAGGTTTATCATTGCACAAGGTACTCAGTGATTCTCGTTTGCTGTATCAAATGAGTTGAAGGCTCATATTTGCAGCTAATATCCCTTTTTCGAGTGCCTCAATGTCAATCTGCTTTACA
It encodes:
- the LOC140891511 gene encoding 1,4-alpha-glucan-branching enzyme 3, chloroplastic/amyloplastic → MFSSAYPAQIYHLPAKFSIQKSSFTPSNNGGPAVPLSSRKTNTNKCKCSAADHPQSQPQRSQRPRKKTQQPDTDKEDGIDPVGFLAKQGITNREFAQFLRERHKALKDLKDEIFNRHLNLKELASGFEILGMHRNVQHRVDYMDWAPGARYCSLVGDFNGWSPTENCAKEGHLGHDDYGYWFIILEDEVRDGEEPDELYFQQYNYVDDYDKGDSGITAEEVFKKMNDEYWEPGEDRFIKSRYELAAKLYEQIFGPNGPQTEEELEEIADPHTRYKAWKEQHKDDPPSDIPTFDVIDDGQDHDIFDIVSDPVWREKFRAKKPPIAYWLEIRKGRKAWLKKYIPGIPHGSKYRVYLNTPMGPLERIPAWATYVIPETERNEAFAVHWEPPPESAYRWKHKHPPKPMSLRVYECHVGISGQEPKIATFSEFTKNVLPHVKEAGYNVIQLIGVLEHKDYFTIGYRVTNFYAVSSRFGTPDEFKNFVDEAHGLGLSVVLDIVHSYAAADEMVGLSFFDGSNDCYFHSGKRGHHKFWGTRMFKYGDHDVLHFLLSNLNWWITEYQIDGFYFHSLSSMMYTHNGFAAFTGEMEEYCNQYVDKDALLYLILANEILHVLHPDIVTIAEDATLYPGLCEPTSQGGLGFDYFVNLSASDMWLSLLEKVPDNEWSMSKLVNALIGNRNTVSKMLLYAENHNQSISGGRSFAEILFGSANTEESILRGLSLHKMIKLITFTIGGPAYLNFMGNEFGHPKRVEFPMTSNNYSYSLATRCWDLLEDEIHKKMFAFDKDMMKLDADERILLRGSRGLPNIHHVNDTTMVISYLRGPFLVVFNFHPINSYDRYSVGVEEAGEYQVILNTDEKIYGGQGLVLLDQYTQRTISRRTDGARFCLEVPLPSRTAQVYKLTRILRV